The Fibrobacter sp. genome window below encodes:
- a CDS encoding HlyD family efflux transporter periplasmic adaptor subunit — protein MKHLQNVLITFSSTLLLISCKSSKTDFDASGVFEATEVIVSSESSGKILDFSIQEGQEIKAGEKVGVIDTMQLYLQKMHLIANIKALKSKRPDIKTQIAAINEQISAATVEKNRIETLLQANAATKKQLDDINAQIAVLNKQLEAQKSTLSITNRGINEESSALEIQIAQVEDMLQKCRIINPIDGTVLAKYAQQSEITAPGKALYKIADTKNMILRVYITSGQLTQLKLGQKVKVKADYGDKGYKDYEGTISWISSKAEFTPKTIQTRDERANLVYAVKVAVPNDEYIKIGMYGGIVSGEK, from the coding sequence ATGAAACACTTGCAAAATGTTCTGATAACATTCAGTTCCACCCTCCTTCTGATCTCCTGCAAAAGCAGCAAAACCGATTTCGACGCATCGGGGGTATTTGAAGCAACCGAAGTGATCGTATCATCAGAAAGCTCAGGTAAAATCCTGGATTTCTCAATACAGGAGGGGCAGGAAATAAAAGCTGGTGAAAAGGTAGGTGTTATCGACACCATGCAGCTTTATTTGCAGAAGATGCATTTGATTGCAAATATTAAAGCATTGAAGAGCAAGCGTCCTGATATTAAGACCCAGATCGCAGCAATCAATGAACAGATTTCAGCAGCAACAGTAGAGAAAAACAGAATAGAAACCCTGCTTCAGGCAAACGCTGCAACAAAAAAACAACTGGATGATATCAATGCGCAGATCGCTGTACTTAACAAGCAGCTCGAAGCCCAGAAATCCACTCTCTCTATTACCAACAGGGGTATCAACGAGGAAAGCTCTGCTCTGGAGATACAGATAGCCCAGGTTGAGGACATGCTGCAGAAATGCCGGATTATCAATCCCATCGACGGTACAGTGCTGGCAAAGTATGCCCAACAGAGTGAAATAACCGCACCAGGCAAAGCTCTTTACAAAATCGCAGACACAAAAAACATGATCCTGCGTGTTTACATAACCTCAGGACAGTTAACACAGTTGAAACTCGGTCAGAAAGTGAAAGTCAAGGCCGATTATGGAGACAAAGGTTACAAAGACTATGAAGGGACAATATCGTGGATATCAAGCAAGGCTGAATTTACTCCTAAAACGATTCAGACACGGGATGAGAGGGCAAACCTGGTTTATGCGGTAAAGGTGGCTGTTCCCAATGACGAATACATCAAAATAGGAATGTATGGTGGAATAGTGTCAGGAGAAAAATGA